One part of the Mangrovibacillus cuniculi genome encodes these proteins:
- the hflC gene encoding protease modulator HflC, with protein MSNEQVVNLNTKNKKINNRQLVKLSIFFTSVIAIMLIFLTNVYIVKEGEYKVVRQFGEVVRIDDQPGLKVKIPFIQSTTTLPKVKMTYDVTEEEINTKDKKRIIIDNYSVWQITDPKLMITNVRSVTGAESKMEEYIYSVVRSELGSLEYKEIVNDEKSSRGSLNEQVTLKVNELLQKNSIGITVLDVRMKRTDLPSENEQAVYTRMISERESKAQEYLSKGDASKNRIIAETDREVTELLAQAKADASVIRAEGEAEAASIYNQSFSKDPNFYSLYRTLESYKKTINDETVIMIPSTSSFAKYLQGNN; from the coding sequence ATGAGTAACGAACAGGTGGTAAATTTGAACACAAAAAATAAAAAGATTAATAATAGACAATTGGTAAAGTTATCCATCTTCTTCACTTCCGTAATTGCTATAATGCTAATCTTTCTCACAAACGTTTATATAGTAAAAGAAGGTGAATATAAAGTTGTACGTCAGTTTGGAGAGGTTGTACGTATAGATGACCAACCTGGGTTAAAGGTAAAGATACCTTTTATTCAAAGTACGACAACGTTGCCAAAAGTAAAAATGACATACGACGTAACAGAAGAGGAGATAAACACAAAAGATAAAAAACGAATCATTATTGATAACTATTCTGTTTGGCAAATTACAGACCCTAAACTAATGATTACGAATGTTCGTTCCGTTACTGGAGCAGAGTCAAAAATGGAAGAGTATATTTATTCTGTTGTTCGCTCGGAACTTGGAAGCCTAGAGTATAAAGAAATTGTGAATGATGAAAAATCATCTCGCGGAAGTTTGAATGAACAAGTGACACTGAAAGTAAATGAATTACTTCAAAAAAATTCAATTGGTATTACAGTTTTGGATGTGCGTATGAAACGTACAGATCTTCCATCAGAGAATGAGCAGGCGGTGTACACGCGTATGATTTCAGAACGTGAGTCAAAAGCGCAAGAATATCTTTCTAAGGGAGATGCATCGAAGAATAGAATCATTGCAGAAACAGATCGAGAAGTAACGGAGCTGTTAGCACAAGCGAAAGCAGATGCATCTGTTATTCGAGCAGAAGGAGAAGCAGAAGCAGCGTCCATCTATAATCAATCATTCTCAAAAGATCCAAATTTCTATTCCTTATATAGAACGTTAGAATCTTACAAAAAGACAATTAATGACGAAACGGTCATCATGATTCCATCAACTTCATCATTTGCTAAGTATCTTCAAGGGAATAACTAA
- the mutM gene encoding DNA-formamidopyrimidine glycosylase produces MPELPEVETARRTLLHLVQGKKVQSVDVRWPKIVKEPELDLFRLQLDGEVIETIERRGKFLLFELSNWTLISHLRMEGKFSVHDQGDKEEPHTHVVFTFTDGTELRYRDVRKFGTMHLVKKGMALHHSSLVDLGPEPFSALFQPEVLQQAFEKTSRSIKAVLLDQKAVVGLGNIYVDEALFRAKIHPLREAKSLTEKEIALLYQEIIDTLQEAVELGGSTIRTYVNSQGKIGTFQKRLYVYGRTGEPCLVCGKPIEKIKVAGRGTHICLSCQIVP; encoded by the coding sequence TTGCCAGAATTACCAGAAGTCGAGACAGCCAGACGTACACTTCTTCATTTAGTGCAAGGGAAGAAAGTTCAATCTGTTGACGTTAGGTGGCCGAAAATTGTCAAGGAGCCTGAGTTAGACCTATTTCGTTTACAACTAGATGGAGAAGTAATTGAAACAATAGAAAGAAGAGGGAAATTTCTATTATTTGAATTATCCAATTGGACACTTATCTCCCACCTTAGAATGGAGGGGAAGTTTTCCGTTCATGACCAAGGAGATAAAGAAGAACCACACACACACGTTGTGTTCACTTTTACAGATGGAACGGAACTAAGGTATCGAGATGTAAGGAAGTTTGGTACCATGCACCTTGTAAAGAAAGGAATGGCATTACATCATTCCTCTTTAGTAGATTTAGGTCCTGAGCCTTTTTCTGCATTGTTTCAACCAGAAGTTCTACAACAAGCATTTGAAAAAACGTCTAGGTCTATTAAAGCAGTTTTATTGGATCAAAAAGCAGTAGTAGGATTAGGAAATATTTATGTGGATGAAGCATTATTCCGTGCAAAGATTCATCCGTTACGAGAAGCAAAAAGTTTAACAGAAAAAGAAATTGCCTTACTTTATCAAGAAATTATCGATACCCTTCAAGAAGCGGTAGAACTTGGAGGTAGCACGATACGAACATATGTTAATTCTCAAGGGAAAATCGGAACCTTCCAAAAAAGATTATATGTCTATGGAAGAACAGGAGAACCTTGTTTAGTTTGTGGAAAACCAATAGAGAAAATAAAAGTTGCGGGTCGAGGCACACACATATGTCTCTCTTGCCAAATCGTGCCTTAA
- a CDS encoding MaoC/PaaZ C-terminal domain-containing protein gives MLGKKRKLGRKFSEIQVGEKLQLTEKIEDKDLLLYLGLTNDSNPLYIQHDYASQTDFGKPIVPSIMLTGIITSAISKYLPGPGSHLTEQQITFVKPVYHYETIQYHFEVKEKIDSTKKVIIQVHANNQGGDQILHGEFVVIPPVPVKQFTGTALDNF, from the coding sequence ATGTTAGGGAAAAAGCGAAAGCTTGGAAGGAAATTTTCTGAAATACAAGTTGGGGAAAAGCTTCAGTTAACAGAAAAAATAGAAGATAAAGATCTTCTGTTGTACCTTGGCCTTACAAATGATTCAAATCCATTATACATCCAGCATGATTATGCTTCGCAAACAGACTTCGGTAAACCAATCGTTCCATCAATTATGCTTACAGGTATTATTACTTCTGCAATCTCAAAATATTTACCTGGACCAGGATCACATCTAACGGAACAACAAATCACTTTTGTGAAACCAGTTTATCACTATGAAACGATACAATATCATTTTGAAGTAAAAGAAAAGATAGACTCTACAAAGAAAGTGATTATTCAAGTTCATGCAAATAATCAAGGCGGAGATCAAATCCTTCATGGAGAATTTGTTGTGATCCCACCAGTCCCTGTGAAACAGTTTACTGGTACGGCCCTAGATAATTTTTAA
- the hflK gene encoding FtsH protease activity modulator HflK, producing the protein MSAKQLMQGTGFLFGAVILGIIIFTSWYTVDESDQAVILTFGKVDETHQESGLHFKLPWPIQSVEKVSKETFSLQFGYKQKDGEVESFPSETKMITGDEYIVLADMVVQWKITDPESYLFQAEDPDKILYDATSASLRSIIGSSLIDDALTSGKAEIEQEVYSLLSELIDEYGIGISVITVKLQDVELPSAEVRKAFTDVTDARETMNTKINEAQKYQNKRKNEAEGEKDAIISKAQGEKTARIQAARGDVAVFNELYEQYRLNPEITQERLVLETLEQVLPNAELYIMDDNQNTMSYLPIRPIEKQAPKENQSGGEGQ; encoded by the coding sequence ATGTCCGCAAAACAACTTATGCAAGGAACAGGATTTCTGTTCGGAGCAGTCATTTTAGGTATTATTATTTTTACTTCTTGGTACACGGTAGATGAATCCGATCAAGCTGTTATTTTAACGTTTGGTAAAGTTGATGAAACGCATCAAGAATCTGGTTTACATTTTAAACTACCATGGCCAATCCAATCTGTTGAAAAGGTCTCTAAAGAAACATTTAGTTTACAGTTTGGTTATAAACAAAAAGATGGTGAAGTGGAATCGTTTCCTAGTGAAACAAAGATGATAACTGGTGATGAATATATCGTATTAGCAGATATGGTGGTTCAATGGAAAATTACTGATCCAGAATCATATTTATTTCAAGCAGAAGATCCTGATAAAATTCTTTACGATGCAACATCAGCTTCCCTTCGAAGCATTATTGGTAGCTCCTTAATTGATGATGCACTAACATCAGGGAAAGCAGAAATTGAACAAGAAGTATATAGTCTGCTGTCGGAGCTAATTGATGAGTATGGTATAGGTATCTCTGTGATTACTGTAAAGTTGCAAGATGTAGAACTGCCGAGTGCTGAGGTCAGAAAAGCATTTACGGATGTGACAGATGCACGAGAAACGATGAATACGAAGATTAACGAAGCACAAAAGTACCAGAATAAACGTAAGAACGAAGCAGAAGGGGAAAAAGACGCAATTATCTCTAAGGCGCAAGGAGAAAAAACTGCTCGTATCCAAGCTGCACGTGGGGATGTTGCCGTTTTTAATGAACTTTATGAACAGTATCGTTTAAATCCTGAAATTACACAAGAGCGTTTGGTGCTTGAAACATTGGAGCAAGTATTGCCGAATGCAGAGTTATATATTATGGATGATAACCAAAATACCATGAGTTATTTGCCTATTCGTCCCATTGAAAAACAAGCTCCTAAAGAAAATCAATCTGGAGGTGAAGGCCAATGA
- the mdh gene encoding malate dehydrogenase has protein sequence MANKRKKVSVIGAGFTGATTAFLLAQKELSDVVLVDIPQLENPTKGKALDMLEASPVQGFDASIIGTSDYADTKDSDIVIITAGIARKPGMSRDDLVQTNQKIMKSVTQEIVKYSPNTIIIVLTNPVDAMTYTVFKESGLPKERVIGQSGVLDTARFRTFVAQELNLSVKDVTGFVLGGHGDEMVPLVRYSYAGGIPLETLIPKDRLDAIVERTRKGGGEIVNLLGNGSAYYAPAASLVEMAEGILKDQRRVLPTIAFLEGEYGFDGIYLGVPTILGGNGLEQIIELDLTEDEKAALQKSADAVKQVMTVLA, from the coding sequence ATGGCGAATAAACGTAAAAAGGTTTCTGTTATTGGAGCAGGTTTTACTGGAGCGACTACGGCATTTTTATTAGCCCAAAAAGAATTATCTGATGTGGTATTAGTGGATATTCCACAACTAGAAAACCCTACAAAGGGGAAAGCATTAGATATGTTAGAAGCTAGTCCCGTACAAGGGTTCGACGCATCTATTATCGGTACATCTGACTACGCAGATACAAAAGACTCTGACATTGTTATCATTACAGCTGGTATCGCGCGTAAACCTGGTATGAGCCGTGACGATTTAGTCCAAACAAATCAAAAAATCATGAAGAGTGTTACACAAGAAATTGTGAAATATTCTCCTAACACTATCATCATTGTTCTGACAAATCCTGTTGATGCTATGACGTACACAGTGTTTAAGGAATCTGGATTACCGAAAGAAAGAGTAATTGGTCAATCAGGAGTTCTTGATACAGCACGATTCCGTACTTTCGTTGCACAAGAATTAAACCTTTCTGTTAAAGACGTGACAGGATTTGTTCTTGGTGGACATGGTGATGAAATGGTACCACTTGTCCGTTATTCTTACGCAGGTGGAATACCTTTAGAAACACTTATCCCGAAAGACCGCCTAGATGCTATTGTGGAACGTACACGTAAAGGTGGCGGAGAGATTGTAAATCTTTTAGGAAATGGATCTGCTTATTATGCTCCAGCTGCTTCATTAGTGGAGATGGCAGAAGGAATTTTGAAAGACCAACGTCGAGTTCTACCAACAATAGCTTTCCTTGAAGGAGAGTATGGATTTGATGGTATTTACTTAGGAGTACCAACCATTCTAGGTGGTAACGGCTTAGAGCAAATCATTGAATTAGACTTAACAGAAGATGAAAAGGCAGCTCTTCAAAAGTCTGCAGATGCCGTTAAGCAAGTAATGACGGTATTAGCATAA
- the ytaF gene encoding sporulation membrane protein YtaF gives MAVLLILAFAVSLDSFSAGFTYGLRGMKLPIKSIAIIGLFSGITLIVAMLLGRWLSQFFDPTIGETLGGVILVLLGAWVLYQFFRPEKLTEEKLPHEKVIVKLELKSIGLVIQILKRPTEADFDKSGTITGIEAVMLGLALSLDAFGAGIGAALLGVSPLMLSTLVGCMCFIFLASGLKLGKWFSHISWLQRLSFLPGVILIVIGILKL, from the coding sequence TTGGCGGTTCTATTAATTTTAGCCTTTGCAGTAAGCTTAGATAGCTTTAGTGCGGGCTTTACGTATGGGTTAAGGGGAATGAAGTTACCGATAAAGTCGATAGCGATTATTGGTTTGTTTTCTGGGATAACATTAATAGTTGCTATGCTTTTAGGAAGATGGTTGAGTCAATTTTTCGACCCTACTATAGGGGAAACTTTAGGAGGGGTAATCCTCGTATTACTTGGGGCTTGGGTATTATATCAATTTTTTAGACCTGAGAAACTAACGGAAGAAAAGTTACCTCATGAAAAAGTGATTGTAAAATTAGAACTAAAGTCTATCGGATTAGTAATTCAAATTTTAAAAAGACCAACGGAAGCTGATTTTGATAAAAGTGGAACAATTACAGGAATTGAAGCAGTAATGCTGGGATTGGCCCTTTCATTGGATGCGTTTGGAGCAGGTATTGGTGCCGCACTGTTGGGTGTCTCTCCTTTAATGCTATCCACATTAGTGGGATGTATGTGTTTTATCTTCCTAGCCAGCGGACTGAAACTAGGGAAATGGTTTTCACACATATCATGGTTACAAAGACTTTCCTTTCTCCCAGGTGTGATACTGATAGTGATAGGAATTTTAAAGTTATAA
- a CDS encoding response regulator transcription factor, with protein sequence MSKRILVVDDEPSIATLLQYNLEQAGYEVFTAEDGEEGREKALSLEPDLIVLDLMLPKLDGIEVCKQLRQQKINTPILMLTAKDDEFDKVLGLELGADDYMTKPFSPREVVARVKAILRRTQTIISVKETVEEEVDFMQVGELKVFPEHYEAYFASKHLELTPKEFELLMYLIENKGRVLTRDQLLSAVWNYDFAGDTRIVDVHISHLREKIEANTKKPLYIKTIRGLGYKLEEPKES encoded by the coding sequence ATGAGTAAAAGAATATTAGTAGTTGACGATGAACCGTCTATTGCAACATTACTTCAATATAATTTAGAGCAAGCTGGTTATGAAGTATTTACAGCTGAAGATGGAGAAGAAGGAAGAGAAAAAGCACTTTCCTTAGAACCAGATTTAATTGTGCTAGATTTAATGCTTCCTAAACTTGATGGGATAGAAGTATGTAAACAGTTGCGCCAACAAAAAATAAATACTCCGATTTTAATGTTAACAGCTAAAGATGACGAATTTGATAAAGTTCTTGGCCTAGAATTGGGTGCAGACGATTATATGACAAAACCATTTAGCCCGAGAGAAGTTGTAGCAAGGGTTAAAGCTATATTAAGACGAACTCAGACAATTATATCTGTAAAAGAGACGGTTGAAGAAGAAGTTGATTTTATGCAAGTTGGAGAACTTAAAGTGTTTCCAGAGCATTATGAAGCATATTTTGCATCTAAACACCTTGAGCTAACACCGAAAGAGTTTGAGCTATTAATGTATTTGATAGAAAACAAAGGAAGAGTACTAACAAGAGATCAACTCTTAAGTGCTGTTTGGAACTATGACTTTGCAGGTGATACCCGAATTGTAGATGTTCATATAAGTCATTTACGTGAAAAGATAGAAGCAAACACGAAAAAGCCACTATATATCAAAACGATAAGAGGTTTAGGATACAAACTTGAGGAGCCAAAAGAGTCATGA
- the polA gene encoding DNA polymerase I — MTKKLVLIDGNSIAYRAFFALPLLNNEKGIYTNAVYGFTTMLNKIIEEEKPTHMLVAFDAGKTTFRHESYKEYKGGRQKTPPELSEQFPMIRELLNAYDIKQYELPNYEADDIIGTLSKEAEAADYEVKVISGDKDLTQLSSEKTTVGITRKGITDIEPYTPSHIQEKYGLTADQIIDMKGLMGDSSDNIPGVPGVGEKTAIKLLAQFGTIEKIYDHLEDVSGKKLKEKLETNKELAILSKQLVTIERNAPIEVKVEDLRYIGANDEKLIPLLKELEFNTILEKMNVEVEEDTQELTNIEVTILSNFEQEHLASPSALHIEIAGENYHRQEILGVTLHNEKGTFFVGGDKAFESEAFTTWFTDDSKEKWVYDAKKTFVVGKRFGCEVKGITFDLFLASYILNPSEAAAEFAGVVSRHGFTNISSDEQVYGKGAKWTVPAEDVLADHLGRKVYGVFAVKGECTDELVKNEQMELLEELELPLALVLGAMESYGVKVDKERLNQMGTELLSRLKDIEEKIYSLAGDTFNINSPKQLGVILFEKLELPVLKKTKTGYSTSADVLEKLESEHEIVKEILHYRQLSKLQSTYVEGLTKVITDDTSRIHTRYNQALTQTGRLSSIDPNLQNIPIRLEEARKIRQAFVPSTEGWTILAADYSQIELRVLAHIADDEGLKEAFLEDRDVHTKTAMDVFGVKEEEVTSLMRRHAKAVNFGIVYGISDYGLSQSLSISRKEAGTFIEKYLNSFPGVKEYMDEIVKDAKKQGYVSTLLHRRRYLPDITSRNFNLKSFAERTAMNTPIQGSAADIIKKAMIDMQNELDEQGLTSKMLLQVHDELVFEVPEEELELMKELVPTVMERAAELSVPLKADVSFGPSWYEAK; from the coding sequence ATGACGAAGAAGTTAGTGTTGATTGACGGGAATTCCATCGCGTATCGTGCTTTCTTTGCACTACCTTTATTAAATAATGAAAAAGGTATTTACACGAATGCTGTTTATGGTTTTACTACCATGCTAAACAAAATTATTGAAGAAGAAAAACCTACACATATGCTTGTAGCATTTGACGCGGGTAAAACCACATTTAGACATGAATCGTACAAAGAATATAAAGGTGGCCGCCAAAAAACTCCACCTGAATTATCAGAACAATTTCCGATGATCCGTGAATTATTAAATGCTTACGATATTAAACAATACGAACTCCCAAACTATGAGGCTGATGATATTATTGGGACACTTTCAAAAGAAGCGGAAGCAGCAGACTATGAAGTAAAGGTAATCTCCGGAGATAAAGATTTAACACAATTAAGCTCGGAAAAAACAACAGTTGGAATCACGAGAAAAGGGATTACAGATATTGAGCCGTATACACCAAGTCATATTCAAGAGAAGTACGGATTAACTGCTGATCAGATTATTGATATGAAAGGTTTAATGGGTGATTCTTCCGATAATATACCTGGCGTACCTGGAGTAGGAGAAAAAACAGCCATAAAATTATTGGCTCAGTTCGGCACTATCGAAAAGATATACGACCATCTAGAAGATGTCAGTGGGAAAAAATTAAAAGAAAAACTAGAAACAAATAAAGAACTTGCGATTCTTAGTAAACAATTAGTAACTATTGAAAGAAATGCACCAATAGAAGTGAAAGTAGAAGACCTTCGTTATATAGGAGCGAATGACGAAAAGTTAATACCGCTGTTAAAAGAACTTGAATTTAACACTATTCTAGAAAAAATGAACGTGGAAGTAGAAGAAGATACACAAGAGTTAACAAACATAGAGGTAACAATACTTTCGAATTTTGAACAAGAGCACTTAGCATCTCCAAGTGCACTTCACATTGAAATAGCGGGAGAAAATTATCATCGTCAAGAAATATTAGGCGTTACCTTACATAATGAAAAAGGTACATTTTTTGTAGGTGGAGATAAGGCATTTGAATCAGAAGCCTTTACCACATGGTTCACAGACGATTCCAAAGAGAAATGGGTATACGACGCAAAGAAAACGTTTGTTGTTGGGAAACGATTTGGTTGTGAAGTAAAAGGTATTACATTTGATTTATTTTTAGCTTCTTATATTCTAAATCCTTCAGAAGCAGCGGCTGAATTTGCCGGAGTCGTTAGTAGACATGGCTTTACTAATATCTCCTCAGATGAGCAGGTATACGGAAAAGGTGCTAAATGGACAGTACCTGCAGAAGATGTGTTAGCAGATCATCTAGGACGAAAAGTGTATGGTGTATTTGCTGTAAAAGGTGAATGTACCGATGAGCTAGTTAAAAATGAGCAAATGGAACTGCTTGAAGAATTAGAGCTGCCACTTGCGCTTGTACTAGGTGCGATGGAATCTTATGGTGTAAAGGTGGATAAAGAACGATTAAATCAAATGGGGACAGAATTGTTATCGCGTTTAAAAGATATCGAGGAGAAAATCTATAGCCTAGCTGGTGATACTTTCAACATCAATTCTCCAAAACAATTAGGTGTAATTCTTTTTGAGAAATTAGAATTGCCTGTTTTGAAAAAAACGAAAACTGGATATTCGACTTCAGCAGATGTTTTAGAGAAATTAGAATCAGAACATGAAATTGTAAAAGAGATTCTTCATTATCGACAGCTATCTAAACTACAATCGACTTATGTAGAAGGATTAACAAAAGTTATAACCGACGACACTTCTAGAATTCATACCAGATATAATCAAGCGCTGACACAAACAGGTCGTTTAAGTTCTATTGACCCTAACTTACAAAACATCCCTATTAGGTTAGAAGAAGCCCGTAAAATTAGACAAGCCTTTGTGCCTTCTACAGAAGGATGGACCATTCTTGCTGCTGATTACTCTCAAATTGAGCTTAGAGTGTTAGCGCATATTGCTGATGATGAGGGGCTCAAAGAAGCTTTCTTAGAAGATCGGGATGTTCATACGAAGACCGCAATGGATGTCTTTGGTGTCAAAGAAGAGGAAGTTACCTCGTTAATGAGAAGACACGCGAAAGCTGTTAATTTTGGTATTGTTTATGGAATTAGCGATTACGGGCTATCACAAAGTTTATCTATTTCGCGTAAAGAAGCAGGAACGTTTATCGAGAAATATCTAAACAGTTTCCCAGGTGTAAAAGAGTATATGGATGAAATTGTGAAGGATGCGAAGAAACAAGGATACGTTTCAACATTACTTCACAGAAGAAGGTACTTGCCAGATATCACTAGCAGAAACTTTAATTTAAAGAGTTTTGCTGAAAGAACGGCTATGAATACTCCAATTCAAGGAAGCGCAGCAGATATTATTAAAAAGGCAATGATTGATATGCAAAATGAATTAGATGAACAAGGATTAACATCTAAGATGCTACTACAAGTACACGATGAATTGGTATTTGAAGTTCCAGAAGAAGAACTAGAACTAATGAAGGAGCTTGTACCAACAGTGATGGAGCGAGCAGCAGAACTATCTGTACCATTAAAAGCAGATGTCAGCTTTGGTCCTTCTTGGTACGAAGCAAAGTAG
- the pnpS gene encoding two-component system histidine kinase PnpS, with the protein MIRFRTRLLFALVTLIMVVLIGLGVLLGQLFKSYYFTTFNDRLEKESYYLADLIREDGGLGNIDVQKLDSASDKLDLRISIARADGTMLYDSGLEDSSSSVDHKKLIKEILTNEDNTQTHRKSVNSGYDLLYVWRDISTEMNGEEGILVLSTKIYALKKIYNQIWIILGISLGLALVVIILLGTRITSRYTKPIESATRVAIELAKGNYRARTYENHLDETGMLSTSINVLARNLQEMVKAQEMHQDRLGTLVENMGSGLVLIDSRGYIVLINRAYKEIFQVDPSEFLYKRYHEAMNQSDVVQLVEEIFMTEQKIRRQIHLSMGIERKHFEVYGAPIIGTNDEWKGILLVFHDISELKKLEQMRKDFVANVSHELKTPITSIKGFSETLLDGAMHNEQALTQFLSIILEESERLQSLIQDLLDLSKMEQQGFQINIGDVNVSGMLEDIKLLMNGKAEDKQVKLVVEAPTNIFIKGDTHRLKQVFLNLVSNALTYTPPEGQVVVTANDLGKNMEVVVSDSGIGMEKEELSRIFERFYRVDKARSRNSGGTGLGLAIVKHLVEAHKGKIEVRSTVGKGTTFTVTFPKE; encoded by the coding sequence ATGATTCGATTTCGAACAAGGCTTCTATTCGCCCTTGTTACGTTAATTATGGTCGTTCTAATAGGGCTTGGAGTACTTTTAGGACAACTTTTTAAAAGTTATTACTTTACGACGTTTAACGATCGTCTTGAAAAAGAAAGTTATTATTTAGCAGATTTAATCAGAGAAGACGGTGGTTTAGGTAACATTGATGTTCAAAAACTGGATAGTGCTTCCGATAAATTAGACTTACGAATATCCATAGCTCGTGCGGACGGCACAATGCTATATGACAGTGGGTTAGAAGATTCAAGTTCATCTGTTGATCACAAAAAGTTAATAAAGGAAATTCTAACAAATGAAGATAATACACAAACTCATCGAAAAAGTGTAAACAGCGGATATGATCTTCTCTATGTATGGAGAGATATTTCTACAGAGATGAATGGAGAAGAAGGAATACTAGTCCTAAGTACAAAAATATACGCGTTGAAGAAAATCTATAATCAAATATGGATAATATTAGGGATATCATTGGGGTTAGCTTTAGTAGTAATCATTCTACTTGGTACAAGGATTACCTCCCGATACACAAAGCCAATTGAATCTGCTACAAGAGTTGCTATAGAGTTAGCGAAGGGAAACTATCGTGCTAGAACTTATGAAAATCACTTAGATGAAACAGGAATGCTAAGTACCTCCATTAACGTTCTAGCCAGAAACCTTCAAGAGATGGTAAAAGCGCAGGAAATGCACCAGGATCGACTGGGAACACTTGTAGAAAACATGGGAAGTGGACTTGTACTAATTGATAGTAGAGGGTATATAGTCCTGATTAATCGAGCTTACAAAGAGATATTTCAAGTAGATCCTTCAGAATTCCTCTATAAACGTTATCATGAAGCAATGAACCAATCAGATGTTGTTCAATTGGTAGAAGAAATTTTCATGACAGAACAAAAGATTAGAAGACAAATTCATTTATCTATGGGGATAGAGCGCAAGCATTTTGAGGTATATGGTGCTCCTATTATTGGTACAAACGATGAATGGAAAGGGATTTTATTAGTTTTTCATGATATATCTGAATTGAAAAAATTAGAACAAATGAGAAAAGACTTTGTAGCCAATGTTTCGCATGAATTGAAAACGCCAATAACATCTATTAAAGGATTTTCTGAAACTTTGCTAGATGGTGCAATGCACAACGAACAAGCTTTGACTCAATTCCTATCTATTATCTTGGAAGAAAGTGAACGGCTTCAATCTTTAATACAAGATTTATTAGACTTATCTAAAATGGAACAACAAGGTTTTCAAATAAACATAGGTGATGTAAATGTTTCTGGTATGTTAGAAGATATTAAGCTTTTAATGAACGGAAAAGCGGAAGACAAACAAGTGAAATTAGTTGTCGAAGCACCTACTAATATTTTCATCAAAGGAGATACTCACCGATTAAAGCAAGTATTTTTAAACCTAGTCTCTAATGCATTAACGTATACTCCACCAGAAGGTCAAGTAGTAGTTACGGCAAATGACCTAGGAAAGAACATGGAAGTGGTCGTTAGTGATTCAGGGATTGGAATGGAAAAAGAAGAGTTATCTCGTATTTTCGAAAGATTCTATCGTGTAGATAAAGCTAGAAGCAGAAATTCAGGCGGGACAGGACTTGGACTTGCGATAGTAAAACATCTTGTAGAAGCGCATAAAGGGAAAATTGAGGTAAGAAGCACAGTTGGGAAAGGTACAACTTTTACCGTTACTTTTCCAAAAGAGTAA